DNA from Conexivisphaera calida:
AGGGCCTTGGCCAGCGATGCCCTGACGTCGTCGGGGACCTCTAACGCCGCGGGCTTCACGGTCCCCGATTCCACCCTGTAGAACGTGCCCGGGTGTATCCCCAGGTCGTATATGTAGTTCAGGTAGTACGTTATATCGGCCTCGTACGCGTTCACCAGGTCGCGCAGCCCCTTCCTGTTCCCGGATCCGGAGACCGCGAGCGGGTCGTCGACGATTATCTTGGTGAACTTCGCGCGGGTGTCGTTCAGCAGGTCCAGCTTCTCCTCCACCCTGTACTCCAGTATGTCCTCCCTGTCGCGCAGGTGGCCGAGCTCCTCCGGGGCCGCCCTCGTGTACAGGTAGGGCTTGTGTCCGGTCCTGTCGTAATAGAAGCGGATCTCCTGCGACTGCGGATCGTAGAACTGCAGGTACGCCAGCTTCCTCTGTCCGTCGTACCCCGCACCTATCAGCAGGGAATCCGGGACGTCGTCGCTGTGCTCGGTGAGCTTGGACAGCCTCTCTATAAGTTGCGCGGGCGTAGGAGGATCCACGTTGCGGAGTGGCCGGCCAGCTCCCTTTAAGCCTTAGGTCCACCCACCGTTGGTACACGACGCGCGACGGAACGCAATTAAGGCATGGCTATCACTCCCGAGGGCGTGGACGCGGAGCGGCGCATAGAGCTCGTCGAGAGACCGCCGACGGAGGAGGTCGTCACCCACGAGGAGCTCAGGGAACTCCTCGAGACGGTCGAGAGGCCCAGGCACTACATAGGCCTGGAGATATCGGGCCCGCTGCACCTGGGCAGCCTGGTGATAGTGGGATACAAGCTGAGGGACTTCGTGGAGGCGGGCTTCAGGACCACCGTGTTCCTGGCGGACTGGCACAGCTACCTGAACGACAAGCTCGGGGGGGACTGGGACAGGATCAGGCGCGCCGCCCGGTACTATGCGGATGCATACAGGACGTTCGCGCCCGGGATAGAGGTGGAGACGGGATCGGATCTCTACGCCAGGACCCCCGAGTACTGGGAGTGGATGGTGAGGTTCTCCAAGAAGGTGACGCTCCCGAGGGTCGTGAGGACCCTGACCATCATGGGCCGGAGGGCCGAGGAATCCCTGGAGTTCGCGCAGTACATATATCCCCTGATGCAGGCGACGGACATCAAGGCGCTGGACCTGGATCTGGCGCACGGCGGCATGGATCAGCGCAAGGTCCACATGCTGGCGAGGGACGTGTTCCCCCGCCTGGGCTGGCGCAAGCCGGTCGCAGTCCATCACCACCTGCTCCCGGGCCTGCAGGCGCCCAGGGCCGAGGGGCTGGACGAGGACTCGCAGATGGACCTCAGGATATCGAGCAAGATGAGCAAGTCGAAGCCGGAGGGCACGCTGTACGTGCACGAGCCGCCCGAGGTCGTGGAGCGCAAGCTGATGAGCGCCTGGTGTCCCCAGGGCGTCGTGGATAACAACCCGGTGCTCGAGATAGCCAAGTACATAGCGTTCCGCGAGAGGGGGGAGCTCAGGGTCGAGAGGCCCTCCAAGTACGGGGGAGACGTCGTCTACGGCTCCTACGAGGAGCTGGAGAGGGATTTCCGCGAGGGTAAGCTCCATCCCATGGACCTCAAGAGGGCGGTCGTCGGGATAGTCAACGAGGTCATCGACCCCGTCAGGAGGATCCTGACCGCCGACGAGGACTACCTGAGGATACTCGGGACGTGAGGTACGCTTTTAAGGAAGGTAAGTCGCGGGGGCGACGTGTCAGCTTCGAGTCAGGCGCCGGATCAGGAATCAGGTGACGTGGTCTACGAATGCGTGAGGTGCGGCGCCAGGGTCACGAAGAGGGAACTCGACAGCTACCTCAGCGTCAAGTGCATCTGCGGCTACAGGGTCTTCAGGAAGGTCAGGCCCGAGGTAGTGAAGCAGGTCCCCGCGGTCTGAGCGCCCAGGGCGCCGGAATCATTTCGTCTAATGTCTAATATCCCTACGACACGGTAAACGTATATTAACTATTACGCCGGGCTTCAGTCGGGTTGAGGACCGACAGACCTGTTTACATCCTGGGCTACGGCGCGTACATACCGATCAGGCGCATACCGACGTCCGAGATAGCGAGGATCTGGACGGGCGACGAGGGCGGACCGAACAAGGAGAAGGCGGTCGCGCACGAGGACGAGGACGCAGCCACGATGGCGATAGAGTCCGCCAGGAGGGCCATGCACATGGCCCGGGTGGACGAGGTCGGCGCGGTCTTCGTGGGGACGGAGTCCAAGCCGTACGCGGTGAAGCCCACGAGCACCATAGTCGCCGAGGCGCTGGGGCAGAAGTACACGCTCGCGGCGGACCTGGAGTTCGCCTGCAAGGCGGCCACCGAGGGGCTCCACATAGTCAGGGGCCTGGTAGGGTCCGGCATGATAGGATCCGGCCTCGTCGTCGCGTCCGACACCGCGCAGGGGAGGCCGGGGGACGAGCTCGAGTACACCGCGGCCAGCGGCAGCGTGGCGTACGTCCTGGGCGACGGGAGGACCGAGCCAGTGGCCAACATAACGTACGGCACGTCGTACGTGACGGACACGCCGGACTTCTGGAGGCGCCAGGGGGAGCCATATCCGCGCCACCTGGGCAGGTTCACCGGGGAGCCGGCGTACTTCCACCACATAAAGTCGTCAGTCTCGAGGCTAATGGAGGAGACGGGGTACCGCCCCGGGGACTTCAGGTACGCGATATTCCATCAGCCGAACCCCCGCTTCCCGATCACGATCGGCCTTCAGCTGGGCTTCAAGATGGAGCAGCTGGAGCCGGGGCTTCTGAACGACCGGATAGGGAACACGTACTCGGCGAGCGCGCTCATGGGGCTCGCGGCCACCCTGGACATCTCGAGGCCGGGCGACAGGATACTCCTAGCCAGCTTCGGGAGCGGCGCCGGCAGCGACGCGTTCGTCATAGAGGTGATGGATGGGATCGTCGAGAAGAGGGACGGGGACAGGTCCCACGTCACGGTGAGGAGCATGGTTGAGAGGCGCGTCGAGATAGATTACGCGATGTACGCGAGGTACAGGGGGAAGGTGAGACTATGAGCGGCGTGTACGTAAGGTCCATCGGGATGACTCAGGTGGGGGATCACTGGGAGAAATCCCTGTCGGATCTATCGGTGGAGGCGGCGGTGGCGGCGCTGGACGCGGCCGGATGGCCCGACGTGGACCTCTTAATAGTGTCCAACATGCTGGCGGAGAGGCTGCTCGCGCAGGGACAGCTCGGGGCGCTGATAGCAGACAGGATCGGCCTCAGGGGCATAAGGGCACTCAGGGTGGAGTCGGGCCACGCGTCGGGCGGCGTCGCCGTGGCCACCGCGCACCAGCTCCTCAGGGGAGGGACCTTCAGGAGCGTGCTCGTGCTGGGCGTGGAGAAGATGAGGGACTCCATGTCCGAGGACGCCCTGGAGGCGATGTCCATGTCCGAGGACGCCGAGTACGTCCTCATGACCGGCGCGAACGTGTACACGCTCGGGGCGCTCGTCACAAAGCTCTACATGGACCGGTACGGCGTGCCCTACGAGGACCTACTCCAGTTTCCGGTGATAGCCCACGAGAACGGCGCCAAGGCCGGGCATGCCCAGTTCAGGAGGCCCATAACCCTGCGCCAAGCCCTCGAATCGCCCATCGTGTCGGATCCCGTCAGGCTCATGGACTCGCCGCCGATGGGGGACGGCGCAGCAGCGCTCCTGCTGACGACGGAGCCCTCCGACGCGATCGCTGAGATAGCGTTCTCGGACTACGCCACGTCCAGCGTCGACTTCTACTCCGCCGGGGATCCGCTGTCGCTGCCGGCTCTGAGGACCGTCGCCGAGGGCGCGAGGAGGTCAGGCGTGGATCCGGCGTCCGCGGACTTCCTGGAGCTGCACGATTCGTTCGGGGTCATGGCGGCGCTGGAGCTCGAGGAACTGGGGATTGCGAGGGGCGGTAGGGCCCCCGCGATGGCGAAGGATGGATCGCTCTCACTCGGCGGAGATCATCCCATATCGACGTTCGGTGGCATGAAGGCGAGGGGGTTCCCCGTCGGCGCAGCCGGCGTCTACCAGGTCGCGGAGGCGGCGCTCCAGGTGTCCGGAAGGGCCGGGGCCAACCAGGTGCAGGGCGCCAGGCTCGGCGCCGCGGTTAACATCGGCGGGTTCGGCGGGACCGCCGCGCTGACGCTCGTCAGGGGGGTGTGATGCGGACATGGTGCTGCCTTCTGTAGCGTACTGGAGGGCCAAGCGCAACTACTACAGGATGGTGGGATCCACCTGCAGGTCCTGCGGGAGCTCATTCTATCCGCCCGTGAGGATCTGTCCCAGGTGCGGCAGCAGGGACCTCGAGGCCACCGAGATGCCGCAGGGCGGCAGGATAATCAGCTTCACGACGACTAACGAGGTGGGCGCGTCCTTCCGCAGGTACAGGCCCCTCACCTTCGGACTGGTTGAGCTGGACAACGGCGCGGTCGTGCTGGGGCAGCTGGTCGACTTCACCGAGGAGGAACTCGTCCCCGGTGCTCGCGTGAGGACGGTCATAAGGAAGCTCCGGGAGGACGGAACGGACGGCATAATATACTACGGCTTCAAGTTCGCGCCCGAGCGCTGACCCAGCAGCCCGCGCCTGGCGGCCACCATCAACGCCAGCGCCACGGTCTTCGCGTCGCGTATCTCCCCGGACGAGGCCCGCGCCAGGAGCTCCTCGAACGGCATCCTGATCACGGTGATATCCTCGTCAGGCTCCGGCCTGGGCTCGCCCCTCACTGACACCTTTATGCGGTACAGGCGTATCCTCTCGGTGCTGTACCCCGGCGCCAGGAAGACCTCGCCCAGGTACTCCAGGTCGCCCGGCTCGTATCCCGTCTCCTCGACGAGCTCCCTCCTGGCGCACTCCTCCGGCGACTCCCCTGGCTCAAGCGTCCCCGCCGGCGCCTCGAGCAGCTTGCCGCCGATCGCGTGCCTGTACTGCTCGACCAGCACCACGGATCCGTCGGGGAGCTCCGGAAGGAACGCGACGGCCCCGGGGTGCTCCACCACATCGCGCACTATCTCGCCGCCCGGGGTCCTCAGCACGTCGCGCCTGACGGAGAATATCCTCCCCGAGAAGATATGCTCAGACCTCACCAGCTCCACGCCGCCCCGCGGGGGGTCGATGGATTAATCCTTAGCGCGCCCCACGGACTCCAGCCTCGCCCTCAGGTCATCCATGCCGGGGGATCCGGGCGATGCCAGGTCTATGTTCAGCGGCGTCACTGAGACGGCGCCGCGGGTGTAGACCGCCCATGCATCCGTGCCCTCAGAGTAACCTCCCAGCCTGCGTCCCCACACCCAGTAATATGGGAACCCGCGGGGATCCATGCGCTCCACCACGTTGTTCTCGTACTTCCTGCGGACTGGCCTGGTCAGCTCGACGGTCGCCGGCTCCGCTATCCTGAGCGGGAAGTTCACGTTGAGCAGGTGAACTCCCTCGGGGAGGCCGTGCTCGCATATCCAGCGGGTGGCCTCCGCGGCGTACCTCGATGCCTCCGCGAATCCCTCCAGCATCTCGCGCTCACCCGCCATGATGCCGTCCCTCTCCACCATCATGGAGAACGCGGACGACGGTATACCGAGGAGCGCGGCCTGGAGAGCCGCGGCCACGGTTCCGCTCGCGTATATGTCCTGCAGTCCCGTGTTGTCCCCTATGTTTATTCCGGACGCCACGGCGCACGGCGTCCTGTCCAGGAGGCGCAGGCGGCCCAGCATCACGCAGTCGGCCGGGCTGCCGGACACCACGTACCCCCTGACGCCCGAGATCTCGCGCTCCCAGGCCCTGAGGGGTTTGTGGAACGTCAGGCTCATGCCGGAGGAGCTCCTGGGACCCTCCGGCACTATGAACGTGACATCCACGCGCCCATCGTTCAGCGCCTCCAGCAGCGCCCTGAGCCCGGGGCTCTCGGGTCCATCGTCGTTGCTGACCAGCACGAGCGGCCGACCTTCCCCTTCCCCGTTGCTCATGCCGTGCGCCTCCCTTGCAGCGCCCTGACGGCGACGTACGAGACGGCCAGCCAGAAGAGCTCGTCAACCGCCAGCTGCACGGTGAGTACCTCCGTGTACTCCGGCGATCCGCTTGGGGCACTCAGGAAAGTCCGCAGGTAAGGCAGCGGCAGGCCCGAGAGATACGTGTAGTAGGTGAGGGTCCCGATCCTGTTGGCCGCCTCTAGGACCGCGTAGTACGAGTGGAGCGCCGAGAGCAGGAGCAGCACGATGGATATCGGCACGGCCCAGCGAGCCCGCACCTCATATCACCTTCAGCGATGGATTCCTTATGCCGTTCCTGCGGCCCACGTTGAGCAGGAGCGGCACGAGCTGTTCCAGGTAACGCGCGAGCTCCAGGGGTCCCGCGTGTAGGTATCTGATGCCGTCCACGCGCAGGTCCTCGCTCATGGCCCTGAAGGCGGCGTCATCCGATGCCACCAGCACGTCCACGTCCAGCCTCCTGTCCACGTCGGAGAGCAGGCCTGCGGGGATCGTGTGGAACGCCGCCGCCACCCTAATCCCGCGTCCGAGCCTCTTGGCCACGTACTCCGCCGCCGAGTTAGACCCTGGATCCAGCGCGGAGACGTCGTGCACGAACACGCCACTGCGCCTCGACATTGGCACTACGGGGGACACGACCAGCGATTCCTCCCTTATATTTCCGGCGATCTCGTCGAGCAGCCCCGGCAACGCGTCGGCGGGCGCCGCCAGTATCACGTAGTCCGCACGCGCCGCCGCATCCACGTTTCCCGAGCCCTCGATCCCCGCGCAGCCGGAGCGCGCCGCGTACTCCGCGGCCCTGGACGCGGCCCTCGTGGGGTCCCTGGAGCCGACGATCACGCTGTGCCCTGGACACAGCCTGAGCGCCAGTCCCTCACCTAGATCCCCGGTGCCGCCCAGTATGGCGATCGAGGGTGATGCGCGCAACGTCGCGCCTCGGCGGGCATGATATTTATACGATGTCAGGGGTTTGGAGGAAGCAGTCAACCCGAACCTCGGGATTGGGCACAGGACTTCATCGCGGCCTTTAGCTCGGAGCGGCTCACGCGTCCGGCCATCCGAGCTGCCTGGCGGCCGACCTCAGGAGATCCTCCATCTCACCGAGCTGCGCATCCAGCCACTCATCCCCGAAGACAACGCCCTCGCCCGAGTCCTCGTCGTACATGCCGACCACCAGGATCGCACCCAGCGGGACCTCCTCCTCTCCCGCCACTGCGACGGCCTCCAGTCCGTAGATGATTCCCCGGGGGATGAGCAGGGAAAGGTCATCCTCCAGCTCCCTGGGAAGCAGCCTGAGCTCCTTGGAGAAGCGCAAGAGCTTCAGGTCGAGTCCCTGCACGGACTCCAGAATATGTCCCGTTGTCCCGCGAACCTTTCCCTCAGCATCCGAGAGCCTCGCGTCCATGGCGAGCTCGAACCGCTTCCTATCAACTCTGGTCCATTCGCCGGGCTGGAGCCGTACGGGATCCCGGGACGGCACATAGTTATCTTCACAATTCATATTATTAACTCTTTTGAGCGACGGACGGCCCTGTCTATATACCTCCGTAAACCCGCGGACGGCATCTGGTCGAGGGAACGTCATCCTTTCCGCCGGAACCGCTCGAATATGCACATCGACGTTTCCTCAACGCCGTGCCGTGGAGCTGCGAATTCGGCTAGCTGCTCCGCAGTCCATGGACCGTGGAGCTCCGCGGACACTGCGGGAGGCCTCCACACCGAAGGATGGGGGTTTACCGCTTCCTCCGAACCTCTGACATCGTATAATAGGCGGCCCGTTCAGTCTCACGGGCGTTGTTCCGCGCCAGATCCCCCACCGAGTGGTCCCCGGCTCCGGGGAATCCACGCGTGGTCATGGTAGGAGTACCGTTCGATGCCACGCAGAGCTACAGGCCGGGCGCCCGTCAGGGTCCCTCGGCGGTCAGATACGCCCTCCCCAACATGGAGTTCTACAGCATTGAGCTCGGAAGGTCGCTCGAGGACCTCTCCATAGGTGATGCCGGTGACCTCGAGTACACGTCAGACGTCGTCCACATGCTCAGGTTCGTCGAGGAGGCGGTCGCCGAGCTCAGGGACTCCGGAAAGTCGCCCGCCGTGGTGGGAGGCGAGCACACAATCACGCTCGCGTCCTACAGGCCATTCTGCGGCGCGACGCTGGTGGTGTTCGACGCGCACCTGGACATGCGCGATGAGATCTACGGCCTCAAGACCTCCCACGCGACGTTTCTCCGCAGACTCCTGGAATCGTGCAGCGTCGAGCTCCTTCACATCGGCGGCAGGGCGTTCTCAGACGAGGAGCTGGAGTTCGCGCGCTCACGCGGGCTCAAAATATACACGTCGCAGGATCTGGATGGTGCCCGGGAGGCTCTCTCAGGCCTTTCCCGGTCCGACAGCGTCTACGTTAGTCTGGACCTCGACGTGCTGGATCCCGCGTTCGCACCCGGGGTGGGAAATCCCGAGCCTGGCGGCCTCAGCTCCTCGGAGCTCCTTCAACTAATAGCGTCCTTGGACGGGGTCTCACTCGTCGGCTTCGACGTCGTGGAGCTGAGCCCTCCGTATGATCCATCCGGGGTCACGTCCGCGATAGCAGCTAAGGCGCTGCTCATGCTGGCGTCCATCGCCGACAGAAGTCGCGGTCCGCGCGGTCCATAGTGGACTATGCGACCGCCTCGGCGTATGCGCGCAGGGCTTGGGCATCAAATAGCTCCTCTAGGAGTCGCCTTTCAGCGACCTAGAACCCTCCACGCTTATAACCATCTCTTCCTAACAGGAGGGGAAGAGGGGGTGCCGGGTCGCGCTGCGGGATGATTCATACGCGGCTGTGTCGGTCCTGCTCGATGGGGGAAGCGGCCGCTATCGCGTGCTCGTGGTGAAGCGCGTGGAGAGCTCGATCGACCCTTGGTCGGGCGACTGGGCCCTGCCCGGCGGCAGGATGGAGGCCACGGATCCCGACCTGCGCGCAACCGCCGTGAGGGAGACGCTCGAGGAGACGGGAATCGACCTGAGATCTTCGGCCGAGTTCATGTTCGAGCTGGACTTCTTCTCACCGACCAACGCCCCATGGATGCACGTGAAACCGTTCGCCTACAGGCTACTCAGGCACGTCGACGTGCGGCTCTCGCGCGAGCTCTCGGACTACGTGTGGGTCTACCTGGACGACCTCAGGGAATCGATCGACCAGAGCGGAAGGCCGGAGTTCAGGCTAGCCGGAGGTGGGAGGATTTGGGGGATGACGGCCAGGATACTCTTGGCGGTGAAGGAGAGGCTGGGGTACCGTTAGGCTCCAGGATCCTCCGCAGGCTGATGAGCGATCCGTCGCTGAGCGACGGCTATTTCCTAGTTGATCGCGCGTCGCCGGGGTGCGCCGATCCATTCAGGACCCTGGTGGCCACAGTGCTGTCGCAGAACACGAACGACAGGAACGGCTACAGGGCATTCTCGGCGCTCGAGCGCTCAGTCGGCGTGACGCCCGAGAGCATATCCAGGGCTCCGCTCGAGGCCCTTGAGAACGCGATAAGGCCGGCGGGCATGTACAGGGGAAGGGCGAGGAAGCTCAGGGCTCTCGCCTCCGCCGTCGTGGAGCGCTACGGAGGCGATCTCTCCCGCGCGCTGTCCGGCGACCTGGAAAGGGCCAGGGCTGCCCTGATGGAACTGCCGGGCGTCGGGCCGAAGACCGCGGACGTGGTGCTGCTCTTCTGCGCCTCCATGCCCACGTTCCCAGTGGATACGCACATATCGCGCATATCCCGTCGCCTTGGACTCGCGCGGGCCGGCGCTGGGTACGAGGAGATGCGGTCAGCCCTGCAGTCCATATTCGATCCACGGGACTACGCCGTCGCCCACAGGGCGCTGATACAGCTCGGCAGGGTCTACTGCCGCGCTCGCGGTCCCAGGTGTGCCGAGTGTCCAATTCGCGACCTGTGCCCCCGCGTCGGCGTCGCGAGCTCTATCTCCAGTGAAAAGCAAAATAGACGCCCCGGTCAGCCCCAAGCGAGCTAATGAGGGCACTGATCTGGCACGTCGACGAGTTCTCCTACTGGCCCGTCGGCAGGGAGAGCGATGCGGCCGAGGAGATATCGGAGGGTCCGCGCGAGTTCAGGGACTCGATAGTGGCCATGGTGAGCGCCGAGGTCGGCGATGGCCCGGCGGAGGTGGAAGAGATGGCGTCAGAGATAGCGGACGTCGCCCACCAGGTGGGGTGCAGCAGCGTCGTCGTGTACCCGTACGCCCACCTGAGCAGCAGGCTCGCTCCACCGCAGGCTGCCAGGGACTCCCTTGAGGCGCTCGAGAAGGCGCTTGCGTCGAGGGGGCTCAACGTGCACAGGGCTCCCTTCGGCTGGACCAAGGGCTTCCAGGTGCGCGTCAAGGGGCACCCGCTGGCCGAGCAGCTGAAGGTGGTGGAGCCCGGGACCGGGAAGGCGCGCCGCCGCGGCGGGGAGCCCAAGGAGAAGTTCCACAGGTTCATCGTCGTGGATGACGACGGCTCCGAGCACGAAGTGACCCCGGAGGACTGGAGGAGCTCGCCGCCCCTGACCAAGGACGACGCCAGGCACAGGATGCTGGCCGAGTTCGTGAGGAACGAGCTGGAGGGCAGGCCGAGCGAGGGCACCGCCCCCAGGCACGTCTACTACATGAGGAAGCTCGAGCTCGTCGACTACGCGCCGGAGAGCGACGTCGGCCACATGAAGTGGTACCCGAACGGCGTGCTGGTGAGGGACCTGATACTGGACTACGCCTACCACAGGGTGGCGCGCGAGTGGGGCGCCATGAAGATGCAGAATCCGCTCGTCTACAGGACTGACGTCGAGTCGATAAGGATGCTCCAGGGCGAGTTCCACGAGCGCGACTACAGCATAGAGGGCGGGCTGGTCCTCAGGTTCGCCAGCGACCCCGGCGCGTTCCCGTTCGTCCAGAAGCTGAACTTCACCTACAGGCAGATGCCGCTCAAGGTCTACGAGGAGGCCAACTGCTTCAGGAAGGAGCAGAAGGGGGAGCTGACGGGGCTCATGAGGGTCAGATCCTTCCTCATGACGGATCATCACGCCTTCATAGCTGACGAGGAGCAGGCAAAGGCTGAGTACAGGAGGCTCAGCCTCCTCTTCAAGCAGCTCATGGACGACGTCATCTCGGGAGGCCACTGGGTCCTCGGATTCGAGTTCGTCGAGGAGTACTACGAGAAGTACAGGGACTACATAAGATCGCTGGTAGCCGAGATGAAGGTGCCCGCCTTCATCAAGCTGATGAAGGAGATGTCGCACTACTACGCCTTCAAGAGCGAGTACCAGGCCATATTCCCGGACGGGAACAACGTGCAGATATCGACGGTGCAGTGGGACGTGAAGAACGGGGAGCGCTTCCACATAAAGTACGTCGCGGAGGACGGAAAGGAGAGGTCAGTCCCGATAATACTTCACGCCTCAAGCTTCGGGAGCATAGAGAGGACGCTCGCGTCGCTCCTGGAGCGCGCCGCCTGGGACGAGAAGAGCGGACTTAACCCGATGC
Protein-coding regions in this window:
- a CDS encoding tyrosine--tRNA ligase, whose translation is MDAERRIELVERPPTEEVVTHEELRELLETVERPRHYIGLEISGPLHLGSLVIVGYKLRDFVEAGFRTTVFLADWHSYLNDKLGGDWDRIRRAARYYADAYRTFAPGIEVETGSDLYARTPEYWEWMVRFSKKVTLPRVVRTLTIMGRRAEESLEFAQYIYPLMQATDIKALDLDLAHGGMDQRKVHMLARDVFPRLGWRKPVAVHHHLLPGLQAPRAEGLDEDSQMDLRISSKMSKSKPEGTLYVHEPPEVVERKLMSAWCPQGVVDNNPVLEIAKYIAFRERGELRVERPSKYGGDVVYGSYEELERDFREGKLHPMDLKRAVVGIVNEVIDPVRRILTADEDYLRILGT
- a CDS encoding RNA polymerase Rbp10 yields the protein MSASSQAPDQESGDVVYECVRCGARVTKRELDSYLSVKCICGYRVFRKVRPEVVKQVPAV
- a CDS encoding hydroxymethylglutaryl-CoA synthase, which produces MRTDRPVYILGYGAYIPIRRIPTSEIARIWTGDEGGPNKEKAVAHEDEDAATMAIESARRAMHMARVDEVGAVFVGTESKPYAVKPTSTIVAEALGQKYTLAADLEFACKAATEGLHIVRGLVGSGMIGSGLVVASDTAQGRPGDELEYTAASGSVAYVLGDGRTEPVANITYGTSYVTDTPDFWRRQGEPYPRHLGRFTGEPAYFHHIKSSVSRLMEETGYRPGDFRYAIFHQPNPRFPITIGLQLGFKMEQLEPGLLNDRIGNTYSASALMGLAATLDISRPGDRILLASFGSGAGSDAFVIEVMDGIVEKRDGDRSHVTVRSMVERRVEIDYAMYARYRGKVRL
- a CDS encoding thiolase C-terminal domain-containing protein gives rise to the protein MSGVYVRSIGMTQVGDHWEKSLSDLSVEAAVAALDAAGWPDVDLLIVSNMLAERLLAQGQLGALIADRIGLRGIRALRVESGHASGGVAVATAHQLLRGGTFRSVLVLGVEKMRDSMSEDALEAMSMSEDAEYVLMTGANVYTLGALVTKLYMDRYGVPYEDLLQFPVIAHENGAKAGHAQFRRPITLRQALESPIVSDPVRLMDSPPMGDGAAALLLTTEPSDAIAEIAFSDYATSSVDFYSAGDPLSLPALRTVAEGARRSGVDPASADFLELHDSFGVMAALELEELGIARGGRAPAMAKDGSLSLGGDHPISTFGGMKARGFPVGAAGVYQVAEAALQVSGRAGANQVQGARLGAAVNIGGFGGTAALTLVRGV
- a CDS encoding Zn-ribbon domain-containing OB-fold protein, whose translation is MVLPSVAYWRAKRNYYRMVGSTCRSCGSSFYPPVRICPRCGSRDLEATEMPQGGRIISFTTTNEVGASFRRYRPLTFGLVELDNGAVVLGQLVDFTEEELVPGARVRTVIRKLREDGTDGIIYYGFKFAPER
- a CDS encoding NUDIX hydrolase, encoding MELVRSEHIFSGRIFSVRRDVLRTPGGEIVRDVVEHPGAVAFLPELPDGSVVLVEQYRHAIGGKLLEAPAGTLEPGESPEECARRELVEETGYEPGDLEYLGEVFLAPGYSTERIRLYRIKVSVRGEPRPEPDEDITVIRMPFEELLARASSGEIRDAKTVALALMVAARRGLLGQRSGANLKP
- the surE gene encoding 5'/3'-nucleotidase SurE; this encodes MSNGEGEGRPLVLVSNDDGPESPGLRALLEALNDGRVDVTFIVPEGPRSSSGMSLTFHKPLRAWEREISGVRGYVVSGSPADCVMLGRLRLLDRTPCAVASGINIGDNTGLQDIYASGTVAAALQAALLGIPSSAFSMMVERDGIMAGEREMLEGFAEASRYAAEATRWICEHGLPEGVHLLNVNFPLRIAEPATVELTRPVRRKYENNVVERMDPRGFPYYWVWGRRLGGYSEGTDAWAVYTRGAVSVTPLNIDLASPGSPGMDDLRARLESVGRAKD
- the npdG gene encoding NADPH-dependent F420 reductase, with protein sequence MRASPSIAILGGTGDLGEGLALRLCPGHSVIVGSRDPTRAASRAAEYAARSGCAGIEGSGNVDAAARADYVILAAPADALPGLLDEIAGNIREESLVVSPVVPMSRRSGVFVHDVSALDPGSNSAAEYVAKRLGRGIRVAAAFHTIPAGLLSDVDRRLDVDVLVASDDAAFRAMSEDLRVDGIRYLHAGPLELARYLEQLVPLLLNVGRRNGIRNPSLKVI
- the speB gene encoding agmatinase yields the protein MFRARSPTEWSPAPGNPRVVMVGVPFDATQSYRPGARQGPSAVRYALPNMEFYSIELGRSLEDLSIGDAGDLEYTSDVVHMLRFVEEAVAELRDSGKSPAVVGGEHTITLASYRPFCGATLVVFDAHLDMRDEIYGLKTSHATFLRRLLESCSVELLHIGGRAFSDEELEFARSRGLKIYTSQDLDGAREALSGLSRSDSVYVSLDLDVLDPAFAPGVGNPEPGGLSSSELLQLIASLDGVSLVGFDVVELSPPYDPSGVTSAIAAKALLMLASIADRSRGPRGP
- a CDS encoding NUDIX hydrolase, with amino-acid sequence MSVLLDGGSGRYRVLVVKRVESSIDPWSGDWALPGGRMEATDPDLRATAVRETLEETGIDLRSSAEFMFELDFFSPTNAPWMHVKPFAYRLLRHVDVRLSRELSDYVWVYLDDLRESIDQSGRPEFRLAGGGRIWGMTARILLAVKERLGYR
- a CDS encoding endonuclease III domain-containing protein, translating into MSDPSLSDGYFLVDRASPGCADPFRTLVATVLSQNTNDRNGYRAFSALERSVGVTPESISRAPLEALENAIRPAGMYRGRARKLRALASAVVERYGGDLSRALSGDLERARAALMELPGVGPKTADVVLLFCASMPTFPVDTHISRISRRLGLARAGAGYEEMRSALQSIFDPRDYAVAHRALIQLGRVYCRARGPRCAECPIRDLCPRVGVASSISSEKQNRRPGQPQAS
- a CDS encoding threonine--tRNA ligase, which translates into the protein MRALIWHVDEFSYWPVGRESDAAEEISEGPREFRDSIVAMVSAEVGDGPAEVEEMASEIADVAHQVGCSSVVVYPYAHLSSRLAPPQAARDSLEALEKALASRGLNVHRAPFGWTKGFQVRVKGHPLAEQLKVVEPGTGKARRRGGEPKEKFHRFIVVDDDGSEHEVTPEDWRSSPPLTKDDARHRMLAEFVRNELEGRPSEGTAPRHVYYMRKLELVDYAPESDVGHMKWYPNGVLVRDLILDYAYHRVAREWGAMKMQNPLVYRTDVESIRMLQGEFHERDYSIEGGLVLRFASDPGAFPFVQKLNFTYRQMPLKVYEEANCFRKEQKGELTGLMRVRSFLMTDHHAFIADEEQAKAEYRRLSLLFKQLMDDVISGGHWVLGFEFVEEYYEKYRDYIRSLVAEMKVPAFIKLMKEMSHYYAFKSEYQAIFPDGNNVQISTVQWDVKNGERFHIKYVAEDGKERSVPIILHASSFGSIERTLASLLERAAWDEKSGLNPMLPFWLSPEQVRIIPVRVADHMPRAVELADELERRGFRVGLDDRDLTLSKRVRDAKSSWIPYVVVIGDDEVKGGYYSVTPREGYPIGKEPTIRMSADELVAELERKQGGMPTRPLYIPREVSLRPIFTGVA